In a genomic window of Sarcophilus harrisii chromosome 4, mSarHar1.11, whole genome shotgun sequence:
- the LOC100927170 gene encoding olfactory receptor 10R2-like — MIPSANLTRINEFLLLGFSYLQEKQLVLFPLFLCLYLFILSGNITTVTAIFLEHKLHTPMYYFLSILSVSETFYTIVILPKMLLNLLSVLRTISFINCAVQMFFFLGFAVTNCLLLGVMGYDRYAAICQPLRYPILMSWRVCGQLSVTCGILGFMISLIMVNLIFSLPFCNSNKINHYFCDISPVIRLACTDSETREFIIFILGALVLVIPFFFICISYLSILKTIMKIPSTEGKKKAFSTCASHLTVVIIHYGCASFIYLRPTASYISNKDRLVTVTYTIITPLLNPIVYSLRNKDVQMAIRKVLSRKFHLK, encoded by the coding sequence ATGATTCCTTCAGCCAACCTTACCAGGATTAATGAGTTCCTGTTGCTGGGCTTCTCTTACCTCCAGGAAAAACAGCTTGTGCTTTTTCCACTCTTCCTCTGTCTTTATCTGTTTATTCTGAGTGGGAACATCACTACAGTGACTGCCATCTTCCTGGAACACAAACTTCACACCCCAATGTATTACTTCCTGAGTATCCTTTCTGTCTCTGAGACTTTCTATACCATTGTCATCCTGCCCAAGATGCTCCTTAACCTTCTTTCTGTGCTCAGGACTATCTCCTTCATCAATTGTGCTGTCCAGATGTTCTTCTTCCTTGGATTTGCTGTCACCAACTGCCTGCTGCTTGGGGTGATGGGTTATGACCGCTATGCTGCTATCTGTCAGCCTCTGCGCTACCCAATTCTCATgagttggagggtatgtgggcaGTTGTCAGTCACTTGTGGCATTTTAGGTTTTATGATCTCATTAATTATGGTTAACTTGATCTTTAGTCTCCCCTTTTGTAATTCCAACAAAATCAACCACTACTTCTGTGATATTTCACCTGTTATTAGGCTTGCCTGTACAGACTCAGAAACTCgtgaatttatcattttcattcttgGTGCTCTTGTACTTGTGatcccctttttctttatttgtatttcctatCTCTCTATATTGAAAACCATTATGAAAATCCCCTCaactgaagggaagaaaaaagcctTCTCTACCTGTGCTTCTCATCTCACAGTGGTAATCATTCACTATGGCTGTGCTTCCTTCATCTACCTGAGACCCACAGCCAGTTATATTTCCAACAAGGATCGCCTAGTCACAGTGACTTACACCATCATCACTCCTCTGTTGAATCCCATAGTGTATAGCCTCAGGAATAAAGATGTACAAATGGCCATTAGGAAAGTATTGAGTAGGAAATTTCACCtaaaatga